Genomic DNA from Chaetodon auriga isolate fChaAug3 chromosome 13, fChaAug3.hap1, whole genome shotgun sequence:
CGCCAGTAGCCGGGAATTCTGACCTGTCCCACATCCCAGATCCACGGCCAGCACATGTGGTTTCCCCTTCTGAGGATATTCACAGATATGCAGTGCTTGTTGTGAAGACGTTGAATTTTTGCTTCATAAACCCTCGTTTTGTTGATCAAATAAGCACAATGCCCTCCAAAGGCTCTGTATGTGCTGTGATAGCAGACTGCTGTACATTCGAAGCAGACTTGGCCATGGCATACCTTTTTATCTAGGTACTGAAGAATAATGTTCTTGAGCTCATCAGGAGGCGTGAAGCGATACTTTTGGTAGATGGAGGCATGATCCTTGGCCTCGAACAGCCGGTATGTCATGGTGGTTTTCTTactcttctctgtctgttctgctgCTAAATTTGCGTTCACCGACCTCGACTCCAGAACAGTccgctgtgtttgtctttgtcctcttccGGTCTCCTGCGTTGTTTACCGTCATTTAGATTCACTTTCAGCCTTGTTTACCTTTTAATATGTCCTCATATGttgcatctcctcctcctgctgttcctTCGTTAAAGCTGTTTTCTGCCTGGACGCACACGCTCTGCACTCTCGCTGACTGAATGCATGACTCTTCACCTACTGGAGGTAAACAGTTGGTTACAGAGTAAATCAGTAAGCAGTCTCAAACATGGGAGAACAAACATTTACAACCTTGAGGGAGACTGGggaagctgttttcacaggtaaacaggttagTAAACAGgttggttcaccactttgtgaacacatgattggatatgGTGTTATGGGTTGACACAACGATGACTTAATTGTGACATTACAATGCAAAGCTACACTTCTGCTGGTGTCTCAGCACACGATAGTAGATGCACAAAACagctttccttctctttttagCACAAGTTACACAAACACTTCAAATCATGACAAAGCAGACGCttgctttcatgttttcattgcatTACGTGACGCAGCTTCTTTGCTTATTTAAGTTCGTGCATTTGAATCTAAACTGGTGTTTggtacggtggccctgagagctcaacaTACTGCATCtttgaaaaacacatgcaaatgacaAAACTTCTTGGACAATTTTACAATATATGTGCAGAATTTAGAAAAAACATCATTAAGTGCAAAGAGGATTCAGAAATGCTGCAAGACGCGCTGATGAAAATGGAATGTAAGCTGACACACGTGTGAAAATTGTCTTAATTTGATTGCGTTTGGTTGATTTGCACGTGTTTTCCACAGTGTGTTGACCTCTCAAGGCCACCGTAATTCAGAGCAGTTTAAGTCAGGCGTCAtagctgcagtcacacagaaTCTCTTGTTGCTCTCTCCTAAACCTTTCCAAAGCACTGGCTGAACCTAGCGTTGGTTCCACTTGTGTCTTTGTTCAAGTTTGTTGTTCTTGACCATTTACCAAACTGAAAAACTTCTTCGTTTTGGTTGTGGTTACCGCGGACGGCTCTCCACGGTAGCAACGTGTGTCTAATTGCTCTCGAGGGACAGCGGAGATAATGACCTGTTGACCATTTCCAACATAGCTGTTCTACATTAATGACCTTTGAAAAGTATAGCGTCCTCCATGCCATCCCATGGGATCTCATTAGTCTTGACATCATCAAACTCTGCATCATCAAGCTTTGAGCTGAGCCCATTTTTATCACATCCAGTGTCTTTTGatatttcttttccttcctcttgcaTACAGCGACTCTATTCCCCAGCCTGTGTTCAAACACctgatgaggaaacactggGGATGTCATGGCATGGTGGGCATTAAAGGGGGCTGAGGGACTAATAAAAGTCATTACAGTGTCCTTACATCACTCATGgcatgtcctgtgtgtgtgtgtgtgtgtgtgtgtgtgtgtgtgtgtgtgtgtgtctttaagaTAAGCAAAAGATTGCATCacatgtgtttttcctctgatcCCTCTGAGTAACTGATTGATACACAGGAGTGTACAGAGGTTACTGTCAGACACTTCCATGAGGTTGCACCCACACCTTGTTACGAGGTCCACCGGTTTAAACGATTACATGATAATCGATCATCATTTATGTTTGAAACTTCAGGCTCCATTGatcagattttgtttgttttctgaataTTTGTTCATGCCCATGAGCATGTTTGTGTTATTAGATGAACAAACCAGTGCACATTTACAAGTGCTGAAGCCTGTCAGTGTCAGACAGCGCGTCGTACATTTGTTTCCTCAACACATTCACTTACTCACTAATCCCTCTGTGAGTCTGGTTACACTCTACTGACTTCTGGCAATAGTCtacatttttcttactgtcaacaaatcccatgaacatgaatgaactGATGCTGCTAACACGTGCTGTCTGGATTACCAAGGCCTCATATAGAGACTCTTTTCCTCTGCGCCGCAGTTTTATTGTTGCCCAGAACTACATCGAGTTAGTGTTGGATTTACATGACACGTTCCTTCATCGTGATGAACATGAgcactgcattttattttgagtcaatcaTACATACGCCAGCCTGCTGTTTGCACCACACAGCTCAGCCCTCTCTGAGTGTTTCAGCCGTTATCGAGTGCGGCGACTTAGAGCTCGTCCGTCCTCccaagaagagcagcagcatcagtcgTTTCAGCGAGTCGCCATAAACAACACATAGCTCAACAGTGAGACTGAGCCGGGGTCATGTGTGCAGGCCGCTCTGGTTCAGTGTCCTCTTACCTCCTTCACTCCATCTCATTCATTCTGACCCTCTGACTTCACATAATGAATCAAGTTCATCTCATTTACATGTGTATCAAAGTCTCCCCTAGCTGAGCATGTTCTCACTTCCAGCTCGTCCCATAAGGACACTTGGTTAAGACCCCATTCtccaaagtgaaataaaagagtaagaaaacaaagaaacagacaaatgacaATGTTTGACCGAAGAGATtcttcatcctgagggggacgtgaatgtgtgtgccaTATTTCATCTACATAGCTGTTGAGAAATTTCACCCAAGACagcaaatgtcaacctcatggtggcgctacagTAAAGAACCGTCATGGGCGCAAAGGATATCTGGAGCAAACACTGCCTTGATCAGACGTACACTGATAGCACCCAGAAACCACCACTGAGCAGTATTTGGAACTGAAACATCGACTTTTCCACATGCTCTCATTACGttatctcatttattttatgtttttgctgttttatgtcgCCTGCTTTTCGTTTGTTTTTTGATCTTACAGCtgctttttgcttctttttgtgGATTATATGACTTTTGCATTTGCTTGTATTGAGGTGAGATTCCTTCCAGAAGcctctggaggttttttttttttctgttgctgtgaaTCGTTTTAATCCAGGATTCTGCCCTTCAACTAGCTTTTCAATGTGTTTGTGACAAAACTCAGAATTGTGGTTTGGACTATTGACCAGACTTCATTTTAATCTCACCTGCAGTCAGTATGTGATATCACCTTTGGCCTGATTTAGAGATTTTAACTGATTCTGCCAAACAGTTTGTTGGAAATGTACGTACGCTCAAGTGTTATTTACTTTCTGAGTAACTTAAATGAGGAGAAGCAAACATTTTTGGCTCCTCACATCAAAGCATGTCatggcaaagagaaaaaacttGGGTTAATGATGCAGTTTCGACCCTCGAATCCCCCATGGAGTGATGACTGCGGTGATATAACTGTGTGCGACCATGTAAGAGGCTCTcagcttctccttctcctttacCTGCCAGGgtgagaccacacacactgagccacGCTGAGGACTGGTGAAAGCCTCTGGATTTACACAGTAACAGCAGATGCTGTTGATTGCTGATGACTTAGGTGTGTTTCTTACTTACTCGTAATCCTTTTGCATCATTCATGACTTTGcaaatctctctcctcctcagttaATGTCGAAACCAAAGCATGACTGAACAGGTAATATGGAGTTGCAGGTGAGTCGTAACTGCTGACGGGATCCTGtcaaattttctttatttgacagctgcatCAAACGACCTGTGATACTGACTGTGATAAATGGAAAATGGTACTCATCCCCTGTATTTTAACCTAACCATGTTTGTGAACATTGGAAACTACGTCTACCCTGCAGCGgtcttgtgtttcctgttgtatGCTTTTATCATCTCGGCTAATCTTGTCATAATCGTGGTAATAGCACGAGAGAAGGCTTTACACAAGCCCATGTACATTTtcattctgtgtctttctgtcaaCTCTCTGTACGGCTCCACTGGCTTCTTCTTCAGATTTCTGAGAGACCTTCTTTCTGACACTCATTTGATCTTACGGTCAGCTTGTTTCGCTCAGATCTATGTCATTTACACCTACGCATCCTATGAGCTCACCCTTTTGGGCATCATGGCATATGATCGGTATGTTGCCGTATGTCAGCCTTTACATTACCACAGCAAAGTCACCTCCACGTTGGTCTGTAAGTTGGTCAGCTTAGCATGTATCTATCCAGCCTTTTCTGTCGCATCTTGTGTTTATCTGTCTTCCAGACTTCCATTATGTGGCAATGAGATACCAAAGGTATTCTGTGCAAACTGGCCTGTGGTAAAGCTGTCATGTGTCAGTACTGTGATTAACAATATTGTTGGCATGATTGTGTCCACGACCACAGTCTTTCTGCCCCTTGCTTTTGTGCTGTATACGTACACACGAATCTTCCTCGTCTGTAGGAAACGCTCGGCAGAGTTCAAGGGCAAAGTCATACAAAGCTGTCTGCCACACATCATCACGTTTCTCAACTATTCCATCACTGTGTTCTGTGACGTCGCTCTCAGCAGAATCGATCTTGAAAATCTGAATCCGTTTGTAGCCGTGATTCTGTCACTTGAGTTTGTTGTGGTTCCTCCCATTGTGAATCCTCTCGTGTATGGCCTGAAGTTACCAGAAATTAGAAAATTCATCGTAAGAATGTTAACGTCCTCTAAACTTACCACACCGAGCCTCAGAAAGAAGGGCTGTTTCAACAAGTGAGCGGTCTTATCAACAGTTCTCTCAGCGTTGCTTCAAAAGCTCTTTTCAGCACACCGAGCTGCAGCCGCGAtgtgtgtcacagtgaagttaACGCCTGTGCAAACCATGACTTTGTTTTAATCTGTAATTTAAAGTCACTTCTTGgaatttattttaacattgATATGAATTTTTCTGTTCctaataacaaataaaatgctTGAATATTTGTGGTGTTTATGAAACAGAGGAGTAACTGGGGAGATGTGAAATGTGGATAATAGACACTGTGAAATAACAAGTGGTGTAATTACATACAAACGACCTGAAATAAACCCTGCAACTGTGAAAAGAGACAGGATGAAATaccatttcaaaataagagcttcaagagttttaaaaatgttttggatAATCTCACAAGTTACTGATTATATTGCATATTTCAGACATATTTCATGATTATTTAGATATTCAACACTGAACATTTTGGGTCTCCATCTTTTTCCTTCTATAAGTTTTGCATCGGTACACTGTGCATACAAGTAATAATTTAAAGGGATTGGTACAAAGTGAGCCGGcgtaaataaaatataaatgacattaaatattcagagccatgtatttttaatgataGTATTaatcacttatttatttataattgtGCTGTATGCCACACAAATGATCTTCATTCTAATCTTTTTGATCACAGTTATTAGCAATGTACCCGAAAACgaccaggtttttttttctatatgtTATTTCTGTCAGCAAAACTTTTAAGACTTGGTTTCCAAATGTGTTTGGGTCTGCGGGTCTTCAGCCATTCTCTTCATCCCCTGACCATCATCAGCGTCTCCACTCCATCGAGGGGGTATCCTATAATACTCACGGCTTCACAGCCCCTTTGAAATATGATGATGTCACAATGAGGTCTGATCGCTTCAgatgttttgtctttattggGCACGTTTCAATAAAATATTTGTTAACTCTTAATGaagtctctcctgattgaaacTGAAGAATTGGGGTTCTGTGAGCTGATGACCAGTTCGGCCATCACTCGAGTCTTTGGCTGGCTGGATTATTGTAGAGGCAACGTTTTCTCAGTCAAGTGCAACATTTATGCAACAGCTGCAGCAAAACCACAGTCTGGGGTTCAGAAACTCTTTAGTTCAGGTtaggaaatattcagatttcCACTGAGTGTTAAAAAGCAGGTCGTGTTTCAGGTCACTGCAGATTTTTTGTGTACTAAACCAGACCACAGTCTAACCTCAACAAAGAGTTAGCATACAGATAAAAAAGGCTTAATTATGCTGCAGTATAAGTGGATATTATTGCAAGATCAGATATTTTactaagaaaaaaacaaaattacgAATACGTTCAGTGTCTGTAAAATCAGGAATTccacaaatgaacaaatgaaaccACAGTTTCATCAGTGGTTCTAGTTGTTTCCAGCTGAAAGTCCAGGCTGGCGCGTTGGTTGATTCTGCGGTCCCATCAGCTTCAACACGCCACCGATTGGTCCGTTCGAATCCCAAGGCTCTGCTGCCGCTCTCAGAAAAGGACTGATGGCGGGGACGAGCGGAGCAGGCACAGGGCAGAGGATGTACCGGTCTCAGGTGTTGCTCTGGGAGCTGGTGTCGTGTGTAATTGTAAGTGGCTATCCTcatgttttcagacagaaagtttacagatgatggaaaatgtttcaGGTGTCACACTGTTTACTCTCTCAGGCTTGAATTTTACTTTGGAGCAAAGGATTGTCCTCTTCTTGCTAACGTTACTGTGGTACTTACTTATTCTTCTTGGAAATTCTTTCCTTATTTTGATCATCGTTATGGATAAAACCCTACACGAGCCCATGTATATCTTCTTGTGTAACCTATGCATCAGTGCCCTGTATGGAACTGTCGGTTTTTACCCCAAATTCCTTCTGGATCTTCTGTCGTCTCATGTCATTTCTTATGCCGGATGCATGCTGCAGGGTTTTGTGATTCACTCATCCACCTGCAGTGATTTTTCAATCTTAGCTCTGATGGCGTACGACAGGTATGTGGCTATATGTCGACCTCTTGtttatcattcattcatgactAAACGGAGAGTCTCCatctttgtgcttttctccTGGATTTTACCTCTTTATTGCATGTTTATGAACACAGCAACTCTATTAGGTGTGAGGCTATGTGGCTCACACATTAACAGGGTCTACTGTGTTAACTGGATGATCGTCACTCTTGCTTGCTCACCACCTAAAGCAAACTCTGCAGTTGGATATTTtaatatattgttttatttcgGACACTTTGTATTTATCATCTGGTCGTACATATACCTGATCAGAACGTGCATATCGTCCAAAGAGGACCGGGTGAAGTTCATGCAGACATGTTTACCACACTTGATTTCTCTAATCACTTTTACAATAACTGTGCTTTTAGATTTATTGTACATGAGATTTGGGCCACTTGGTTTATCTCCAGACTTATATAATTTCATGGCAATAGATTTTCTGCTTATTCCCCCGATTGTGAATCCACTTATATACGGATTCAAGCTCACCAAAGTCCGAAACAAAATCTTGAAGGTAATTTGCGTTAAACATGAGTTTTCACATTAGAGGCGAGCCCAGACATAAACACGGGGAAATAAGTCAGTGCGttgtttatatttacaaatggaaatgtgatggaaggaatatttatttattattgttatttggACCAGCTGATGAAGGAGACTGTTCATGCAGGATATCACAGGGACTCCTCATTTTGACATTGAACGTGTCGTATCTACATGTCACATACTGAcctgcagaaacagctgtttgttctcTCACCCTGTGTTCGCTCTGCGTCGAGCGCGCCCTCCACCTGATGTTTAGCTTGTAACTGATTACTGATTGTGAATTGTCACTTACTCGACTGTAGCACGCATGCACCTTACACTGCTGACAACTGTTTACAATCCAATAAAGTGCATTAAAACTAAAACGCTTCCTGCAATTATTTTCAAAATCCAAATCACAAAGAAGCAGTTAAACACAAACTCTTAGTGGATAtgatataaaaacagaaagcaatcaaTTGAAAACAAACTGGTCTAAAAAGTTTTCCTGAGTCCttgcagtaatctcctttatccaatcatgtgctcacaaagtggtgaacctcgctccatcctcacctg
This window encodes:
- the LOC143330792 gene encoding olfactory receptor 1D2-like, which encodes MMENVSGVTLFTLSGLNFTLEQRIVLFLLTLLWYLLILLGNSFLILIIVMDKTLHEPMYIFLCNLCISALYGTVGFYPKFLLDLLSSHVISYAGCMLQGFVIHSSTCSDFSILALMAYDRYVAICRPLVYHSFMTKRRVSIFVLFSWILPLYCMFMNTATLLGVRLCGSHINRVYCVNWMIVTLACSPPKANSAVGYFNILFYFGHFVFIIWSYIYLIRTCISSKEDRVKFMQTCLPHLISLITFTITVLLDLLYMRFGPLGLSPDLYNFMAIDFLLIPPIVNPLIYGFKLTKVRNKILKVICVKHEFSH
- the LOC143330791 gene encoding olfactory receptor 51I2-like translates to MENGTHPLYFNLTMFVNIGNYVYPAAVLCFLLYAFIISANLVIIVVIAREKALHKPMYIFILCLSVNSLYGSTGFFFRFLRDLLSDTHLILRSACFAQIYVIYTYASYELTLLGIMAYDRYVAVCQPLHYHSKVTSTLVCKLVSLACIYPAFSVASCVYLSSRLPLCGNEIPKVFCANWPVVKLSCVSTVINNIVGMIVSTTTVFLPLAFVLYTYTRIFLVCRKRSAEFKGKVIQSCLPHIITFLNYSITVFCDVALSRIDLENLNPFVAVILSLEFVVVPPIVNPLVYGLKLPEIRKFIVRMLTSSKLTTPSLRKKGCFNK